From the Streptomyces sp. NBC_00390 genome, the window AGGCGATTCCACGCCAGCACGTCACTGCGCAGTCCGAGCACGATTGCGGGAACGTCCGCCAGCACGTCCAGCAACTGAGCCGTCGCGTCCGTCACACGCTCCGGTGCAGGTCGCCGGCCCCGAGTGCGATGCCTGTCCGCCCGGGCCAGGTCGTGCAGGTACCTCCGCTCGGAGTCGTCCAGCCGCAGAGCCCCGGCGATCCCGTCCAGCACCTCGGACGACGCGCTCAGCGACTGCCCCTGCTCCAGCCGGGTGTAGTAAGAGGCGCTCACACCCGCCAGCAGCGCCAACTCTTCGCGCCGAAGACCCGGCACACGCCGACGCTCCCCGTAGGTGGGCACCCCGACATCCTCAGGACGCAGCTGGGAGCGCCGCGCCTGCAGGAAGTCCCCGAGCTGCGATTTTCCGGTCATGGATCCGAGTATGAGCCGACTCGAAACGCACAGCCTGCCCCAGCTGTGGATAGGCACCAGCGGGTCTGGCTCCCCGGCAGGACTGGTGATGACGTGGGCGGAGCCGACCCGGCACCACCCCGCACGCACCCAGGAGGACGCCTTGAGCGCCACCACCAGCGAACATGACCTCTTCGAGGCTCTGGACGCATCAGCCTTCGCCTTCACCAGACGCGCATGGGTCGATGCCGCACCCGCCCGGGTCTATGACCTGGTCAGTGACGTGTCCGCAATCGGCCGCTGGAGCCCCAACGCGACCGACGTCACGTTCGACCAGGGCGCCGGCCCTCGGGTCGGCGCCTGGTTCAGCGGCCGCAATCGGAAGGACGGCAGGGAATGGACCACCCGCTCCCAGGTCGTACGAGCCGACCCCGGCAACGCCTTCACCTTCGTGGTCGGCGGCGCCGAAGACGGCATCGTGCAGTGGAGCTGGACCTTCCACCCCCAGGGACGCGGAACCGTCGTAGAGCAGTCCTGGCAACTCCTCCGCCTCGACCCGGTCCTGGGCACCACCCGCGCCGACCTCGACACACTCCGCGACTACATGACGAACAGCGTCGAAGCCACCCTGATCTCCCTCGCCCAATGGATCGCCGAAGAGTGAGGTTCCCGGGTGTGGCTTCGTCGACGCTGGCAGGCGCGAGCGACGCGCCTGGACCCTCTGCCGCTGGGACACCCGCCCACGAAACGCCGTATCCGATGACCTATTGGCGCACGCGCTTAGTCATTTCCACCAGCAAGATCGCGATCTACAGCTGGAGTATTAGAGAACGTCTCCGTTGGGGCGGGCAAGAGGCAGAAGCAGCAAGCTGGTCCAGGGTGTTGGGTCGGCAAGGGGCAGTCTTGGGCGCACCGGCTCAGCGGGCCATCCAGCGGTCCATCTCCCGCGCCCGCGTGTCCAGCGCGTTGACGACGACGGCTGACGCGGTCCGAAGATTGCCGGGAACTTGCACGTCGCGCTCGACGCCACCACACACATGGCCGGACCCCGGTTCGGGCATCTCCACCTCGATTCCCGCGCGCCGCGCGAGCGCGACCGCCGTCGCCACGAACCCCTCAGAGAGCGCGAGGATCACGGAGTGCCCGTCCGGCAGTGCCAGGCGACCAGGCCGCGTGCGAACTCCGCGTACACGGCCGGATCGACCTCGAGTGTGTCCGGGTCGCCCCAATGCTTGCCCTGGCCGATTCCCGAGGGAGGCTTGAGCTCCGCCTCGAAGCCCTCGACCTGCCGTAGGAAGAGGCGGCCGACACCGTTCGACGGGTACCAAAGCGTCTCGTCACCGATGTCGAAGTACATGCTCATCGCCGCTCCCCCTGCTCAGCCGCCCCGGCACACGGTAGAAGATCGCGCGGGTCGTCGGCACCCGGGTAGAACGGTGCCTTGGGGGCAAGGCTCGTTGCTCTGGCATGGGCATAGTTGAGCAGCTGGTACTAGTGACCTGAGTCGGAGATTCGGCGCCAGTTGGGTGTGGGTCGTCCTGGGCCGAAGATCCCGCTGCTATCGGTCACCGAGGCCCAGCGGGAGGTGCTGCAGTCGCGGGTGCGCCGTCCTTCGACTGCCCAGCGCTGGCGTTGAGGTCGCGGACTGCCCTTAGGACGGTTGGATCTTCGACGAGTTCGACGACCTGGCTCTCCGACCGGGGCTCAGCCCACCGCGGTCGCCCCCTTGCCCCCTCGTCAGTCGTTCCTGTCGTCGTGCGGCAGCACACCTTCCGCTCTCGGGATGGGAACGTAGCCGCCGTCGGCTCGAATTTTCGCGACGAGCTTCCCGAGTTCGGCCAGGGTGTCCTCGCCGAGCAGCGAAGGGTTCGCCTCGAGCATCAACGCGACGTATTCCCCGATGCGCTGAGGCGTGAGATCGTCCGTCGCCCCCAGCTCCACCGGACCGTCCTCCCCCTCGTCCACGACCCGGGCGTTGCGCACCAGCCGTAGCTGCCCATCGCTGTATATCCTGGCCATCACAGCCGCAGCGAACCGCTTCCGCGCCTCCGCGCCGCTCATCGTCGTCCGCTGATCGCCTGAAACGGTGACAACTTCCTGCAGGTCCTCGGCGGCCTCAGCCCGGCGGTCACTCGTGCGACTTCGTGCCACGCTGCTCCACTTCGCTTTCACGGATGGGAGCGCCTGGTCGTTCCACTTCGCCTTCACTGCCGGAAGCGCTTGTTCGTACCACCACTTCCTGACGTGCGGCGCGGCCTTCTCCGCCAATCTGAGGCCGATCTGGACGAGCACCTCGGCGAGGAACTCCGCGTTCTCTCGACGCTCCTGCGCTCGGGCCTCCGACTCGTGCCGGTCAGAGTCGAGCCAGCCCTGCGAGTACGCCGCCACCGGATCCGGCTCGTTCTCCTTCTTCAAGAAGATCTCGGCTTGACCCACCTGATTGGTGTCGGGGTCACGTGTCATGCCGCGATGAGCGCCCGCGGTCTTCCTCGACCGCGCGAAACGCGCGCCCTTCCGGACTCTGACAATGGCCTCGTACTCGTCGTACTCGCTGCTGTCCATGCCCCACCTTCGACCTGCGGGATGCCCTGCGTCCGCCGCCCGCGCCCCGGGAGCGACGCCCCCGACACTGTACGTCCGGCCGCCGACCGTCCGGCGGATCGCCAGATGTGGCCGGGCCAACGCCGGCTACCTCGTCGACATCCAGATGCAGATGGCCGCCGCACTGGGCATCCAGCTGATCTACACCACCGGACTGAGCGACGAGGACGTCACCTCACGCTTCCCCATGCGCATCCAGCTCCGGAACGACGCCGAGGCCCGGAGCGGCCTCTCCCTCATCCGGCTCGAAGAACAGGTGCGCAACGCCCTCATCCCCTCCCCTCGCATCACCCCCGACCAGGACGCCCCCGAACCTGCCGGCGTTCTCACCACCGCCCGGCTATACAGGAAGCAGGGCGACACTCAATGACCACACCCACAGAGCAGCCCCAGATTCTCCTCTCCCCAGCAGCAGCACACCTCAGCGCCGCGCTCCAGGCCCGCACCGACCGCGTCACGGTCAGCCGGGCCACCCTCATCGAGGCATTCAACGACGCTCTGCCGGGCGCCGCCAACGGCGAAAACGCACGCAGCACCCTCGCCACGCTGCTGTACGAAATCGCCGAACACGGCATCATTGACCTCCCCACATCCCGCACCAAATGGGACGCCGGCCGCCCAGCCCTTCCCGAACAGGTCCGGATCCCCACCGCCCCACCAGCGAAATCCTCCACCCCACGGCAGCAGGTGTCATGGCGACCAGAGCTCAACTGGGCCTACGGCAGCAGGCTGACCGCCTCCCAGACCCAGGACCTCCTCGCCTGCAACCGCTGGTTCCGAGACACCCACAGCCACCCAGCCCGACGCGCTCCCCTCCCCCTGCGCGAGCGCTCCTATGAGATCTTCCGCCACGAAAAGCGCCTCGACACGCTGATCACCGGAGCCCTATTCGCCCCCGGCAGACTGAGCCTCGAACAGCTCGCCACCTACCGCGAACCGCCCCCGCTGGCCCACCACAGGCTCGGCAACGGCGACACCATGCTCGTAGTGGAAAACAGCGACACCTACGCCACCCTCCGCGAGCTACTCAAGCCCGCTCCCGGCCGCATCGGATACATCGCCTTCGGCTCCGGAAGAGCCTTCGAAGCATCCGTAGAAAATATCGCCGAGCTTCCCGGCATCCACCGCATCGTCTACTACGGCGACCTGGACGCCGAAGGCATCGCCATCCCGGCAAGAGCCTCCATCAACGGCGCACAACACGGACTGCCACCCATTGAACCGGCGGCTGCCCTGTATCGCCTGCTGTTCGCCCACGAGCCCACCGCCGGTGACATCATCGCTGGCGAACGGGCCCACAGCCTGACGGCTTGGCTCCCCAAGGAACTCCGGCAGGAAGCGCACGCCCTGCTGACCAAGGGGCAACGGCCTCGCACAGGAGGCAACCAACCGCAATGAACTCAGCCTCGAGCCAGATTGGCGATGGTAAGCCTCCTCCCCTTGAGGAGGCTCCTGGGTAGGGCACGTCTCCACTAGTGCGGGATCAAGAGGATGGGCGGCCGGAAGAGCCCTAAAAGGTTCTCCCGTAACGGCGGGGCGCAAGTGAGATGCTCTCTCAATGCCGTCAGTGTGCTCGCGACCACTGGCAACGCCCGCCGCGGCCCGGTAACGCCCATCTGGACCTGCCCCAAACGAGCGGCGACCACCGGCAGGTGCGGGCGTTGCCGAGATTCCCGGAAGGAGCCGACCCCCGGGCGCTCGCCGAAGGCCCGGCCGACGCCGGGGCGGCGAAGAGCTTGGCACGCGGGGCCGATGGAACCGGGTAACGTAATTGTCATGTTCTTCCAGACGCCGATTTACGAGTGAGAGCGTGACGGGCCCCGCTGACGTCCTTCGACGTCGCCGCCCGTCCCCACCGATGAATCCGCAGATCACTTCACATCACCACCGGGAGAACCCGTGACCGACAGCAAGAACATCAACAACCCCGTGGGCCAGGGCGGCGGCCAGCGCAAGAAGCTGTCCCGCGCCGAGCGGCAGAACAACGGTCCGCACCGCAACCTTGACCGACACGGTGCCGCCGACCAGAAGGCGGAGCTGGTGCGCAAGATGCGCGAGAAGGTACGCGCTGCTGAGGACGCCGGACAGGCAAGCGACGACACCGCACAGAGCTGACGCACCGCCGCAGCAGGGCGGCACCGCACGGGGCAGGGCCCGGACCGCGACGCGCGGTCCGGGCCCTGCTGCCGTACCGGGCACGGCCGGTCCCACTCAGCACTCGGCCGACCGCGAGGTCCACGAGTGGCTCACCGCCGCCCGCGACGCCGACCTTCCGGTGGTCACCTCCGCCGCGGTGCTCGTCGAGGTGATCCACCCCAGGAACAATGACTCCGCGCTGAAGTGGACGCTGTCCCGGCTGCGCGTCGAACCGGTCCCCCAGGCACTGGCCCAGTCCGCCGCCACCCTGCTGCGCGCGGCCGGACTGCTTGCCGGCGGACAGCGCTCCATGGGCCTGGACCTCGACCCCGGACGAGACGAGGTAGGAGCTCAGCTTCTTCTGGAGAGCGCGGCGCGACGCCTGTAGTACCACCAGCTGTCGCGCCGGGGCAGCGGGCCGGGCACCAGAGCAGCCAGCACTTCGTCTGCCTTGACGAGGGCCGGGCCGACCTGGGCGGCATCCCGCCCTAAGGACCGGGCCAGCTCGGTCAGCCGGGCGTCGACTCGTCGCGGGTAGCTGTCCATGACATTGCTGTAGCTGAGCGGCACCGGGCTTGTCGAAAGGGAGTCGAGTGCCACGGCGAGGTGGCGGTCGTACCGGGCCAGGAGCTGGTTCTCGTACGCGTATTCCTGGACCAGGGCGAGGATGTACCGGAGCCTGCCGGGAATCTCGATGCCCGTGACCCCGCCGCGCGCCAGCAGCGCCTGGACGTGACCGTGGAGCGCAGCCTGCGCCATGGTGGATTCCGGGTTCCGTAGCCGCAGCGCTTCGACGATTCCGGGGAGCCCCGGGACAAGGCCGTCACCGTCCACGTAGCCGAGGGTGCCAAGGGCAATCGAACGCCAGCGTGTCCTCAGTCCTTCTGCGTCTTCTGGCGGAAGGCGCAGTGCGAGCAGATGCAGGGTTCGCCACAGATCGCTCAGCCGCGTGGGAGGCCGGAGCGCAGGTTCTTCGAGATGGCCCTGAACCAGCTCCGGCTGGACCAGGGCATGCCAGGTCGAGGCGCCCGGCTCGGTGAGGTCGCTGAACTTGGCTACGTTGATCTCTAGGAACAGCGTTTCTTGATGGGTTCCGGAGTCAGTAGGTGATCATCCGGTTCGAGAATGTCGAGCAGAAATGACGGCGGTGCCCCTGGGGCGGCGAGAAAAGGGGAAGGCGTGTCGACGGCCACGTAATTCCCCAGCCACATGATCGCGATCTTGGCTATGGGGATGGCGGTGGTGCGTCGCCGTGAGCCTGGGGACGATGACGCGTTTGAACCGTCGCGGGGATAGGACCAGCTTGCCTTCGGTGCCACATGCGGGAGAAATGTGGTTGAGCCTCGGGTGACCAAGTGGCAGGCTCGCCCGTCGTGACCGAGATCGTCAAGCTGCACGACGACGAGGTGGACATCGACGCATCCCTGGTGGCGCGTCTGATCTCCGCACAGTTCCCTCAGTGGGCGGACCGGCCGATCCGAGCCGTCGCATCATCGGGCACGGACAATGTGACGTTCCGGCTCGGCACCGATCTGGCCGCGCGCCTGCCGCGCACCCCGTGGGCGACAGGCCAGGTGGAACAGGACGCAACCTGGTTGCCGCTCCTGGCCCCTCAGTTGCCACTGGCCGTTCCCGAGCCGGTGGCAATCG encodes:
- a CDS encoding SRPBCC family protein, translating into MSRLETHSLPQLWIGTSGSGSPAGLVMTWAEPTRHHPARTQEDALSATTSEHDLFEALDASAFAFTRRAWVDAAPARVYDLVSDVSAIGRWSPNATDVTFDQGAGPRVGAWFSGRNRKDGREWTTRSQVVRADPGNAFTFVVGGAEDGIVQWSWTFHPQGRGTVVEQSWQLLRLDPVLGTTRADLDTLRDYMTNSVEATLISLAQWIAEE
- a CDS encoding Wadjet anti-phage system protein JetD domain-containing protein; the encoded protein is MTTPTEQPQILLSPAAAHLSAALQARTDRVTVSRATLIEAFNDALPGAANGENARSTLATLLYEIAEHGIIDLPTSRTKWDAGRPALPEQVRIPTAPPAKSSTPRQQVSWRPELNWAYGSRLTASQTQDLLACNRWFRDTHSHPARRAPLPLRERSYEIFRHEKRLDTLITGALFAPGRLSLEQLATYREPPPLAHHRLGNGDTMLVVENSDTYATLRELLKPAPGRIGYIAFGSGRAFEASVENIAELPGIHRIVYYGDLDAEGIAIPARASINGAQHGLPPIEPAAALYRLLFAHEPTAGDIIAGERAHSLTAWLPKELRQEAHALLTKGQRPRTGGNQPQ
- a CDS encoding DUF6243 family protein, which translates into the protein MTDSKNINNPVGQGGGQRKKLSRAERQNNGPHRNLDRHGAADQKAELVRKMREKVRAAEDAGQASDDTAQS